Proteins co-encoded in one Prunus persica cultivar Lovell chromosome G6, Prunus_persica_NCBIv2, whole genome shotgun sequence genomic window:
- the LOC18773345 gene encoding transcription factor bHLH93, whose amino-acid sequence MELTQHGFLEELLLAPRRDSWSTYSSNSSGLNELFPINGWSFDSFEENPVLVSSVNNPPFSGFSTQTDQPPSFEECPFSTDHHQSSSSYPFVDGLCTVPEIDSSYTKDNDTIAPPFPSQDQDYPSMVEDEEFGGFLGSENQRSCLEESKNIATCKVEMEQQATDHIPSAFNMGLCGEKRSKAKKLEGQPSKNLMAERRRRKRLNDRLSMLRSIVPKISKMDRTSILGDTIDYMKELLERINKLQEEGIEDGTNQINLMDISKELKPSEVLVRNSPKFDVERRDMDTRIDICCAAKPGLLLSTVNTIEALGLEIQQCVISCFNDFSMQASCSEGAEQRTLLSPEDIKQALFRNAGYGGRCL is encoded by the exons atggagctTACCCAACATGGTTTCTTAGAGGAGCTACTACTGGCACCAAGAAGAGACAGTTGGAGCACCTACTCCTCCAACTCCTCTGGATTGAATGAGTTATTTCCCATTAATGGATGGAGCTTTGATTCTTTTGAAGAGAACCCAGTTTTGGTTTCTTCAGTTAATAATCCTCCATTTTCTGGGTTCTCCACACAAACCGATCAACCACCAAGCTTTGAAGAATGCCCATTTTCTACTGACCATCAtcaatcctcctcctcttaCCCTTTTGTTGATGGACTCTGTACGGTGCCAGAGATTGATTCATCATACACCAAGGACAATGACACTATTGCCCCCCCATTTCCATCACAAGATCAAGATTACCCTTCAATGGTGGAAGATGAGGAGTTTGGGGGGTTTCTTGGAAGTGAGAATCAGAGAAGCTGTTTGGAGGAAAGCAAGAACATTGCTACTTGCAAAGTTGAGATGGAACAACAAGCCACAGATCATATTCCTTCAGCTTTTAATATGGGGTTGTGTGGTGAGAAACGAAGCAAGGCTAAGAAGTTAGAAGGGCAGCCTTCAAAGAATCTTATGGCAGAGAGGAGAAGGAGGAAGCGCTTAAATGATCGCCTTTCCATGCTCAGATCAATAGTCCCCAAGATAAGCAAG ATGGACAGAACATCTATACTTGGAGACACAATAGATTATATGAAAGAGCTTTTGGAAAGGATCAATAAGTTGCaagaagaaggaattgaaGATGGTACTAATCAGATCAACTTAATGGACATCTCCAAGGAGCTAAAGCCAAGTGAGGTATTAGTCAGAAATTCCCCCAAG TTTGATGTGGAGAGGAGAGACATGGATACCCGGATAGACATCTGCTGTGCAGCCAAGCCAGGATTGCTGCTGTCAACAGTGAATACTATAGAAGCACTGGGCCTTGAGATTCAACAGTGTGTTATAAGCTGCTTCAATGATTTTTCAATGCAAGCTTCATGTTCAGAG GGAGCTGAGCAGAGAACTTTGTTAAGTCCTGAGGACATAAAGCAAGCATTGTTCAGAAATGCAGGGTATGGAGGAAGATGTTTGTAG